The Drosophila innubila isolate TH190305 chromosome 2R unlocalized genomic scaffold, UK_Dinn_1.0 1_C_2R, whole genome shotgun sequence DNA window GTTTAATCTATTTaccttatttatattttaaaaaatctttaatttatgtCCGAATAgattttatctaatttaaaatacactcGTTACCAATAATACAATACCCTCGGGATGTGCAGGGTTAAGCcagctataaaaatatattgtttatcaAAATGAAAGCGTCGAGACGATGAtcattacatatatacatacatatgaatgtTTGTTTAGATTATGCCCGCGTATATTGTGTCTATCTATAACTCTGACTTGAGCTCAGTTTATCCTTCATATTGGGTTACAAAAGAGTTAAACTTGATCGCTATAAGAAtatctgaaattaaattatttttcaggGAACCTTTAACGATGCTACAAGCTATATGCTCATGAATTTGTCATCAGTTGCTGATCTAAATACGCGACTGAAGCAACCTGTTGACCCACTGCAGTTCCGTGGAAACTTTCACCTCAAAATGGACGTCAACGAGCCTTACGCCGAGGATCACTGGCAGTGGATACGGATTGGCGAAGATGCAGTTTTCGGATTGTCGCTCCTTGTACTCGCTGCATATTACCAAACATAAATGTCAACACGGCGGAGCGCAACGTCGATGGAGAGCCGTTAAAGACACTACGCAGGTAAGAGATCGTCACACAGTAAATATCGGATATCTccttataataataagtatatattatatccCTTCACAGCTATCGTTTGTTTGACTATTCATCTCCTGCACTGGGAGTACACTTGGGACTTCGACGACCAGGAAATGTCAAGGCCAACGATGTTATTTACGTGGaagacaaataaattgatgCGATTTGGCggatttatatagaaatataattgtatacACTCATCTTTATTACATATAACAGAGATTATGATAGTACgaaagtttaatatatatgtaaataaacatGGGCAATGAGCTATAACAGTAAGTATTGAAATTGTCTTCTTAATGAATGCACGATTGCCAAGCTAGGCCACCACAGGCCATGCTaacaattacataaataataaatatgatcaCTAGGCCTACGACAATGTAGACTCGGATGTTCTTCCAAAACATTTGACGCGCCAGATTTCGTGATTGCTTGCGGAATGCTACCGACTATAAGGAGAATAGAtacaattacatttaaatgtttacatctgtaactataaatatttacatgatTATTCAAGTTCTCTGTCCTTGTGACGAGCAGCTCCAATTTCTCGCCCCGATCGCGTATAGTATCTGTAATTCAAGATGTTTGAGTACAAACAGAATTATGATTAGGAAAAAAGAAGTGTTCTAACCAATATTTTTAACCATAATATCTTTAAGTTCGTCGATTTGACCATGTACACGGGATATGGTGTCGACTTCAGGAGATTGACTGAAGTATACCATTTGCTGTCCCAAAACCTTGGAGAATTCCGTGTTCATGGCATAGGCAATTGCTGTGGCCACCTGTAGGCCAAAGGTCtgtataaatttctttttaatgtcCGCCAGAAAGAGAAATGCGCGAGAGCGTTCGAATTCctatcaaatgaaatgaaagggATTTATTTAGAGTATTTATAAGATAAAAACGATTTGTACTCACATTGTCGGTTATGCACatgtaaatcaatttattCTCGCACGTATAGTGTATCAAATAGTCGCCGTGTGTGTAGGTCATCTTGTGGTTGTGTACTCCAATTTTGCCCACAATTTGCTCAGTCACTTCTGCAAAATTTCCAACACAATCGGCGAATTTAGCCAGCACAGTTGTGCCGCGCGCTATAACGCTATATAATATCGGCATTATGTGGGTTTCGTTCGAATTCGATGTCTGCTAGTTCAAGTTTTTACTGCCGCAAAGGCGTGGTGACTAACTCGACTTCAGATTTGTTTCGTTGCTCTTATTTTGCTTTATCAGCACAACAaaaagaccaacaacaacaacgtctcAGAACGTTGTAAAGTTCCCCTGCTGAAGTggaatttattgttaattttctgaacaatgtttttcatttatacGAGTTAACTGCCAGTTTATGACTTACCCTAAGAAATGGATCGTCgcaatgtatttaattattgtcttAACACTGTTTACCCAATTTTAACAGCAATAATATACGTCATGCGTTTGCAATTtagttctctttctctctctctcaaatcaattaattatttcataattagctaattaaattttaaaataccatTGCATATTGCTTTggttattattacaattattttttagctcattggaaaaaaaatcgaGACAAAGatgttgtgttatttttttttgtaataatgcACTTGCACTTAGTAAAgagcagtgctgccaaattGTTTTAACAGTCATGTCGCAACAAAAAACTGGGTTGGCAGGCTTGCTTTGCGGATTCAAGaccattttttcatatttgcaaaatgtatcaaaatttgcagtttctataattttaaagcttgaaATTTGAACATTGTTGCAGTAtgtttgttagaattttgtcgaattttcggataaaattaaattaaactaatttatagaaattctCCTCCTAGAGCACAGAAAACTTTAAGGcttcataaaaaaatcaacctttaatttatctaatctagaattaaaaattttgattaagccggcatttttttgccaaaatattgctaaataactttaaatgcgcgccatttgcattttttgaacaattttctGCTAGGTCAAATTTCCAGAATTCTATACAATAGAGTGTAATCGAGTGTAAAGTACGATCAAATAgactaaaattgaaaaatttgagtTAAAACCGATCgtatatatgcaaataatatattttcagaaaaaaattgCAGCAGTTTCTGAAAAATATTCTCGAATTTGTAAATGATAGCAGTCTGGCAACTTGATAAAGCTTCGCGAATTCTGGAAAATGGCAGTACCTCAACCAACTGCGGATCGCTGCCAtgataagaaatataaattgttcaaAATGCTTGGCGAATACCTTGGTAAGCACTCAATAAAACGTATCAATTTACGACTAATACTATCACTTATTGCACCCGTTTGACTATGATAACATACAGATCTCTGTATACGCATTTCCGTTGTAGTCTTTTGTGCTAACTTCATAGAGCGTTTGTGTTCTGTATCCAtcgaatatatattctataaaaaGTACTATTTACCTGAGGATCGACTAAGCACCATTATCCGGCGTGCTTGCACATACAACGTCAACACAATATGGCTGGcaataatgttgttgttactggGGTTCGCGCGATTTGGCAGCACCGGCAACTTGAAGAATTTGCTGCCCAATCATGTCTACCTCGCCTGTATGCCGCTTTATTGGGTATTCAGTTTTGCCCAGCTGAGTTATCGTCCATTGGGCTATGCTCATTGGATACGTGGAACACATGGCTTAGATTATGCTGCTGGAATGGCCTCGAATTATTTCCACGGGTATTTAAAACTTGCATTGCCCGAACGCAATGACGATGGATTGAAGAAAAGGATGCAAGTGTATGAGGATACTCATAGTATAAATTTCGCAACAGATCGTTTGATCATACTGATTCCAGATGATATGTTTGTTAAGGGCATCATTGTCAGCGACTTGCTCGAAAAGGCTGAGGTATGTTATAGCAAGACCCTTGTTCCAGTAAAACAGTTATAAagattctttttttcttagcCTTTGGAgacaacatttataaataggGCAGGTGTTAATCGACCGTTTAAGCATGCGGTATACAGGCTAAAGCGACAAATAAATGGCACAACCTACTACTTTGCGATGGAAGGTGCCACTCCAATGTTGTCCTTCTTTGAGGCTATGAACTCCCAATCCTCGACTTCATGGCAAATGCGGGAAATGAAGCGAGAAATATGGCTAAAGTTTGCCAAACATTTGAAGGAGTTGACCAGCAGCTGGCCGGAAACTGAACATGAAGTAGAGCTGTTTATCTATAACTGTGAGTgtatttaatcattatttactatataattataaatgtttttttttgtagcgcGCAATTTAAATGGAGAATCAGCAGATGTCGGCGAGTTGCTTTTCGCACATTTTGAAGCACGTTTAGGCAATAAGAAACAGTTGAAttaattatcatttattaAGGATGCAGCACTTGAATACTTGACTTACGAAATCTGAGACTTGATATTAGCAATATCATTTACATAACTGACAATAAAGATGATCTTAAGAACTACCATTCGAATctacattttccatttgttttagtttagCCTCTGCTAAAGAAATCATTCGAGATTTCCACTTTTCGTAATCTTCAATCTCGGTCTTGTGGCTTTTCTGTTTTATCTCACTGATGATTTTATCTTGGTTAAGATCAATCTGATCATTTAACTTGGATGCAACGTTGATTTCCTTGTGATGCTTTTCAATCATGCGTTCCCATTGATGTTCgagttgttgccattgcgaGGGACGCAAATTGCTGAATGGCATAATCTTAGTTTTGGACACTTTCTTTTTTAGCAAACGACATGCGTGAAATACAGCCATGGCGGCATATTGTGGATGATCTGCATCAGGATTGTTACCGACAACAGCCTTAAACAAAGCTAACAGCTCCTCAGCCTTTCGCGTCACCTCGCTGAGACTGAGCTGTACACAAATATCATTGACACTGGGAATCTTGTTAAGATCAAGCAATTTCTCAAACATACGCTTGTTATTGACATAGTGGGTTTTTCGTAATGCGGATAGCTTAAGTGCTTGCTCTTTGTCAAAGCCAATACCGAGGAAGGAAGAAGCGAGATCCGCGCACAGAACAATTTTACCATATTCATTTACTTGCAGCGGAACATTTGTTGATCGCAGCTCCAGCAATCTTAACAGTTCTGTTGTTTTCCTAGCGTACggtaatatttcatttaaatatatatgtaaatgcatatgATAATTATACTACTTACTCCAAGACATTGGGCTCATCATTTAGTcccatttttgaaattaattgcgCTATCAAAGTAGTCATTTTCACAActgttttaattgtttacttCTTTTGGCGCGAATAAAACAGATGTGTGCAGCGATCAGAGTTGCCATATTTCGTTAAGAATTATAAAGTGGCAGCTCTAACACAgcaatttcaatgtttataAGGCAGCTAAACctgaattaaacaaaatatttcagttaTGTGTAATGTTTTTAGACCTTTCACTTAATAGTGTTCAGATTCAATAAGTAGCACTGGTTGTGCAGGTAAACAGGGAATTTTGGTTTTAACATCATATGAATAGTGTTTGTAAGTCCGgtatatattgaattaataaataaactttagcTGGCGCATAAGCCTAGTGTAATCAActgacaaaagcaaaagcgaatagaatataaaaaattctgaaCAAATTTGACCTGTATATTCGCACTTACTTACGTAGTTGTGCCTAATTGAATGtataaaatgtttgaatttaaagtgtaaataaaaaattcgacAGACCCTTTTTATGTgtattatttctaatttagCGAAATACAAAATGTTATGTTTAGCCGATTTAGAATCAGGAGTACATATTTTGAATTGTAGGCTTATATCTCGTTTTCGCTGTCATCTGCGTTCTTAGCGGCTTCTCCAGCCTCTACGGCCAATTGAGTCCAAGATTCGGGGTTAATGAGATGAATACCGTTCGTTTCCTTGCCAACTATACCCATTTCGTAGCGGAAATCTTTGTCCTTCA harbors:
- the LOC117782900 gene encoding vesicle-associated membrane protein 7, which codes for MPILYSVIARGTTVLAKFADCVGNFAEVTEQIVGKIGVHNHKMTYTHGDYLIHYTCENKLIYMCITDNEFERSRAFLFLADIKKKFIQTFGLQVATAIAYAMNTEFSKVLGQQMVYFSQSPEVDTISRVHGQIDELKDIMVKNIDTIRDRGEKLELLVTRTENLNNHSVAFRKQSRNLARQMFWKNIRVYIVVGLVIIFIIYVIVSMACGGLAWQSCIH
- the LOC117785234 gene encoding uncharacterized protein LOC117785234, yielding MAVPQPTADRCHDKKYKLFKMLGEYLDLCIRISVVVFCANFIERLCSVSIEYIFYKKYYLPEDRLSTIIRRACTYNVNTIWLAIMLLLLGFARFGSTGNLKNLLPNHVYLACMPLYWVFSFAQLSYRPLGYAHWIRGTHGLDYAAGMASNYFHGYLKLALPERNDDGLKKRMQVYEDTHSINFATDRLIILIPDDMFVKGIIVSDLLEKAEPLETTFINRAGVNRPFKHAVYRLKRQINGTTYYFAMEGATPMLSFFEAMNSQSSTSWQMREMKREIWLKFAKHLKELTSSWPETEHEVELFIYNSRNLNGESADVGELLFAHFEARLGNKKQLN
- the LOC117785235 gene encoding origin recognition complex subunit 6, translating into MTTLIAQLISKMGLNDEPNVLEKTTELLRLLELRSTNVPLQVNEYGKIVLCADLASSFLGIGFDKEQALKLSALRKTHYVNNKRMFEKLLDLNKIPSVNDICVQLSLSEVTRKAEELLALFKAVVGNNPDADHPQYAAMAVFHACRLLKKKVSKTKIMPFSNLRPSQWQQLEHQWERMIEKHHKEINVASKLNDQIDLNQDKIISEIKQKSHKTEIEDYEKWKSRMISLAEAKLKQMENVDSNGSS